From a region of the Cololabis saira isolate AMF1-May2022 chromosome 8, fColSai1.1, whole genome shotgun sequence genome:
- the dnajc14 gene encoding dnaJ homolog subfamily C member 14, translating into MEKEAAEKEKDDGEIPDGDSVPVTEFIQCPSREAGDGRNWEDKTAYFKSQETPNPAPAKDSGAGEAPHCESTEAKEDTEEVSDGYENGRSAVHENSEVTNQEDDDDEEEEEEDDEEEDEEEEEEEDDDDDDEAEKEQHMNGESGWRNMGSGKRCKLKSSGSVLEQSSQSVFSSFQKASVMSSGARHKQTRRRNHHHHQQNRSRRRTGNQLVLAFKEMLSESLSFWCISCIHMLIEIIVTLTYNCGVGVEMGVVKLYNFGQQVLVKITDIPGMKADICRILKWTKCRGVALVDKTLRSMKWVKTAVLSCFRLVCTILILSFHWARGLLCRIGGERGKHLWTAFQESNFWKRVASLLGRLRSMFRRDVHTPPFFPESPGRAGRGEPGQELERLLALAEVPEEELDPFSVLGVEVHATETELKKAYRQLAVQVHPDKNKHPRAGEAFKVLRAAWDIVSNPETRREYELKRMAATELSKSMNEFLTKLQDDLKEAMNTMMCTKCEGKHKRFEMDREPAEARFCAECNRCHSAEEGDLWAESSMLGLRITYFACMEGKVYDITEWAGCQRIVISPDTHRVPYHISFGAKNSSSATRHRMPPEQATGPTNPADLQDFFNRIFKGGPPSDMAANGGFFPSGPPHHQPPGAGATSFSTPPGQTGFYMPGGHRPESNEPWAESGKPPRRRKKVRKPFQR; encoded by the exons ATGGAGAAAGAAGCAGCTGAGAAGGAGAAGGATGACGGGGAGATCCCTGATGGGGATTCTGTGCCAGTGACTGAGTTCATTCAGTGCCCCAGCAGAGAGGCAGGGGATGGTCGCAACTGGGAGGATAAAACAGCCTATTTCAAATCTCAGGAAACCCCCAATCCAGCCCCTGCAAAAGACTCTGGAGCTGGTGAAGCACCGCATTGTGAATCCACAGAGGCTAAAGAAGATACTGAGGAGGTTTCAGATGGGTATGAGAACGGCAGGAGTGCAGTTCATGAGAACTCAGAGGTTACAAAtcaagaagatgatgatgatgaggaggaggaagaggaggatgatgaggaggaggatgaggaggaggaggaggaggaggatgatgatgatgatgatgaagctgaaaaGGAACAGCACATGAATGGGGAGTCTGGCTGGAGGAACATGGGAAGTGGAAAAAGGTGCAAATTAAAGAGCAGTGGATCAGTGTTGGAGCAGAGCAGTCAGAGCGTGTTTTCCTCCTTCCAGAAAGCCAGTGTTATGTCAAGTGGTGCTCGGCATAAACAGACCCGCAGACgaaaccaccaccaccatcagcaGAACCGGAGTCGCAGGCGGACAGGAAACCAACTTGTCTTGGCTTTCAAAGAGATGCTGTCAGAATCTCTGAGCTTCTGGTGCATCTCATGCATTCACATGTTGATTGAGATTATTGTGACTTTAACTTACAATTGTGGAGTTGGAGTGGAGATGGGTGTTGTGAAACTTTATAACTTTGGGCAGCAGGTTCTTGTAAAAATCACAGATATACCTGGAATGAAAGCAGATATATGTCGAATTCTGAAATGGACAAAATGCAGAGGAGTTGCACTGGTGGATAAAACTTTGAGGTCAATGAAGTGGGTTAAGACAGCTGTCCTATCTTGTTTTAGGCTTGTCTGTACTATACTTATTCTCAGTTTCCATTGGGCAAGGGGGTTGTTGTGCCGCATCGGTGGAGAGAGGGGAAAACATTTGTGGACAGCATTTCAAGAGTCAAATTTTTGGAAGAGAGTCGCGTCCCTGCTGGGCAGACTTCGAAGCATGTTCAGAAGGGATGTCCATACTCCTCCATTCTTCCCTGAGTCCCCTGGAAGAGCAGGAAGAGGTGAGCCAGGCCAGGAGCTGGAGAGACTGCTGGCATTGGCTGAGGTCCCAGAGGAGGAGCTTGACCCCTTTTCAGTGCTTGGTGTGGAGGTTCATGCCACAGAGACAGAGCTGAAGAAAGCCTACAGACAACTGGCTGTCCAG GTCCATccagacaaaaacaaacacccACGAGCTGGAGAGGCATTTAAAGTACTAAGAGCAGCCTGGGATATTGTCAGTAATCCTGAAACACGACGAGAATATGAGTT GAAGCGGATGGCAGCGACTGAGCTGTCGAAGTCCATGAATGAGTTTCTCACTAAATTGCAGGATGACTTGAAAGAAGCGATGAACACCATGATGTGCACCAAATGTGAAGGCAAACACAA ACGATTTGAGATGGATCGTGAACCTGCTGAGGCTCGGTTCTGTGCTGAATGCAATCGTTGCCATAGTGCTGAGGAAGGGGACCTGTGGGCGGAGTCCAGTATGTTGGGCCTACGCATCACATACTTCGCTTGTATGGAAGGAAAAGTATATGATATTACAG AGTGGGCAGGCTGTCAAAGAATAGTAATTTCTCCTGACACGCACCGTGTACCATATCACATCTCCTTTGGTGCAAAGAACAGCAGCAGTGCCACACGACACAG GATGCCCCCAGAACAGGCCACAGGTCCAACAAACCCAGCAGATTTACAGGACTTCTTCAACAGAATCTTCAAAGGAGGACCTCCCAGTGATATGGCTGCCAATGGAGGCTTTTTCCCCTCAGGTCCCCCTCACCATCAGCCACCTGGTGCTGGAGCAACGTCATTCTCCACTCCGCCTGGCCAGACAGGTTTCTACATGCCGGGGGGGCATCGACCAGAGTCCAATGAGCCATGGGCTGAAAGTGGGAAACCACCCAGAAGGAGGAAGAAGGTCCGCAAACCCTTCCAGAGGTGA
- the inpp1 gene encoding inositol polyphosphate 1-phosphatase, producing the protein MADLLRLLLRVAEKAANVARVCRQEAPLFELLVQEKTGDDKNKKFVQDFKTLADVVIQEMIRHDVGAQFPEMADFIQGEESNKFENGLGESVTVTVCSTVEETATLLATVLDGDHTAASLLARAIHQDPETIELSTDGLTIPVSPAELGIWIDPIDATSQYIEGREEALTEGHLSPSGLHCALVLIGVYLRSTGEPVMGVINQPFNHKSPTGGGWSGKHYWGVSLGNINVCSAPRPKDGQGLSVVLSSSEKPVVKEALTSLCGPDKLMYASGAGYKILCVIQGLADAYVLSERSTFKWDSCAPHALLRALGGGVVDLSKSLQSSCGGCDCKTELTYHQPYAECKGAERWANRGGLVAYKNSSQLHSITEALKGKL; encoded by the exons ATGGCTgatctgctgaggctgctgctccGGGTGGCTGAGAAAGCTGCAAACGTGGCTCGGGTCTGCAGGCAGGAAGCTCCTCTGTTTGAGCTGCTTGTGCAGGAGAAGACTGGAGACGACAAGAACAAGAAGTTTGTGCAGGATTTCAAGACGCTTGCCGATGTGGTGATTCAGGAGATGATCCGGCATGATGTGGGCGCTCAG TTCCCTGAAATGGCTGATTTCATTCAGGGGGAGGAATCTAATAAGTTTGAAAATGGACTTG GAGAGAGTGTAACCGTCACGGTCTGCAGCACGGTGGAGGAGACGGCAACGCTGCTGGCCACGGTGTTAGACGGTGACCACACAGCGGCGTCTCTGCTGGCTCGAGCCATCCACCAAGACCCAGAGACCATCGAGTTGAGCACAGACGGCCTGACAATCCCCGTCAGTCCCGCTGAGCTCGGCATCTGGATTGACCCCATAG ATGCCACGAGCCAGTACATAGAAGGTCGCGAGGAGGCGCTCACGGAGGGCCACTTGTCTCCCTCAGGTCTGCACTGTGCACTGGTCCTGATCGGGGTGTACCTCCGGAGCACAGGCGAGCCTGTCATGGGTGTTATCAACCAGCCGTTTAACCACAAAAGTCCTACAGGAGGAGG ctGGAGTGGGAAGCATTACTGGGGCGTTTCCCTCGGCAACATCAATGTCTGTTCAGCGCCACGACCTAAAGATGGACAGGGGCTGTCTGTGGTGCTGAGCTCCAGTGAGAAGCCGGTGGTGAAGGAAGCCCTGACCTCGCTGTGCGGCCCCGACAAGCTGATGTACGCCTCGGGAGCCGGCTACAAGATCCTGTGTGTCATCCAGGGATTGGCTGATGCTTACGTCCTCTCGGAGCGGAGCACATTCAAGTGGGACTCCTGCGCTCCTCATGCCTTGCTCCGAGCCCTCGGAGGGGGAGTGGTGGACTTGAGCAAGAGTCTGCAGTCCAGTTGTGGTGGATGCGACTGCAAGACAGAACTGACGTACCACCAGCCGTACGCTGAGTGCAAGGGAGCAGAGCGCTGGGCTAACCGTGGAGGCCTGGTGGCCTATAAAAACTCCTCCCAGCTCCACAGCATCACTGAGGCTCTGAAAGGCAAGCTGTAG
- the nab2 gene encoding NGFI-A-binding protein 2 isoform X2 gives MSLPRTLGELQLYRVLQRANLLAYYETFIQQGGDDVQQLCEAAEEEFLEIMALVGMATKPLHVRRLQKALRDWAANPALFSQPVANVPLGGIPLFKVDGTGTSGSSGEHRKSVSNGQPGSPCEREDRACLTPMHCGSPRSPCSQASPQPPDTHYREKLSPMDSHWLSPDPDGNDALASASGMEEEPPSPPGPSTSPVPSASSAPTALSAWPGGQLDGETARAVVDSVERLFKTQPRSDPAEVKTLLRMNKKMSKTVGHIFRMGSQDVNKEEEIRKYSLIYGRFDSKRREGKQLTHHELIINEAAAQFCMRDNALLLRRVELFSLARQVARKCAYTSTLKHSRSNPDDNGGLFQKRARHEVIVHESVSSLLGAEGSESLVQRGDDDSLSAESPDSVSHDTRSQCNQSPSPRPHTETSNPANWSRHLIQQTLMDEGLRLARMVSHDRAAKLIPEGMHSTVSSLRLTH, from the exons ATGTCTCTGCCACGCACACTTGGGGAGTTGCAACTCTACAGGGTGCTGCAGAGGGCCAACCTGCTGGCCTATTACGAAACCTTTATCCAGCAGGGTGGTGATGACGTGCAGCAGCTCTGCGAGGCAGCGGAGGAGGAGTTTCTGGAAATCATGGCACTAGTTGGCATGGCCACTAAGCCGCTGCATGTGCGTAGGCTGCAGAAGGCCCTCCGAGACTGGGCGGCTAACCCTGCCCTTTTCAGCCAGCCCGTCGCTAACGTTCCTCTCGGGGGTATCCCACTGTTCAAAGTGGATGGGACGGGGACAAGTGGATCATCTGGTGAACACAGAAAATCTGTGAGTAATGGGCAGCCAGGGTCCCCCTGTGAAAGAGAGGATCGGGCTTGTCTTACACCCATGCACTGTGGGAGCCCGAGAAGCCCCTGCTCCCAAGCCTCTCCACAGCCACCGGACACACACTACAGAGAAAAACTGTCACCCATGGACTCCCACTGGCTCAGCCCAGATCCCGATGGGAACGACGCTTTGGCTTCTGCGTCTGGAATGGAAGAGGAGCCGCCCAGCCCCCCTGGTCCCTCCACATCTCCAGTCCCCTCCGCATCCTCTGCCCCAACGGCCCTGTCAGCTTGGCCTGGAGGGCAGCTGGATGGGGAGACGGCCAGGGCAGTGGTGGACAGCGTGGAGCGGCTCTTCAAGACCCAGCCCAGGTCAGATCCGGCAGAGGTGAAGACTCTGCTGAGGATGAACAAGAAGATGTCTAAGACTGTGGGACACATCTTCAGAATGGGGTCCCAGGATGTGAACAAGGAAGAGGAGATCCGGAAATATAGTCTTATATATGGACGCTTTGACTCCAAGCGGAGAGAGGGCAAGCAGCTCACACATCATGAG CTGATCATCAATGAGGCTGCAGCTCAGTTCTGCATGCGTGACAATGCCCTTCTACTGAGACGGGTGGAGCTCTTTTCTCTGGCTCGCCAAGTGGCCAGAAAGTGTGCGTACACCTCCACACTAAAACACTCAAG GTCAAATCCAGATGATAACGGCGGCCTTTTTCAGAAGAGAGCAAGACATGAG GTGATTGTGCACGAGAGCGTGTCGTCACTTCTCGGAGCGGAGGGATCCGAGAGCTTGGTTCAGAGAGGAGATGATGACAGCCTGTCTGCGGAAAGCCCTGACAGTGTATCACATg ACACCAGATCACAGTGCAACCAGTCTCCGTCCCCCCGTCCCCACACTGAGACCTCCAATCCAGCCAACTGGAGTCGGCATCTCATACAGCAAACTCTAATGGACGAAGGGCTGCGACTGGCCCGGATGGTGTCACATGATCGGGCGGCAAAGCTCATACCAGAGGGAATGCACTCTACAG TTTCCTCATTGCGTCTCACTCACTGA
- the LOC133448683 gene encoding protein S100-B-like yields the protein MEAPKDVMSDLESGMATIIRVFHQYSGYKCKLKKAELKALINNEMNHFIMKIHENETLDELFADLDQNGDLEIDFKEFIALIAMVTSACHEFFKPNHHDH from the exons ATGGAG GCCCCAAAGGATGTTATGTCAGACTTGGAGAGTGGCATGGCCACTATTATTCGTGTTTTCCATCAATACTCAGGCTACAAGTGCAAACTGAAGAAAGCAGAACTTAAGGCACTTATCAACAATGAGATGAATCATTTCATAATG AAAATTCACGAGAACGAGACTCTGGATGAGCTCTTTGCTGATCTTGACCAGAATGGAGACCTGGAGATTGACTTCAAAGAGTTTATTGCCCTGATTGCCATGGTCACTTCAGCATGCCATGAATTCTTCAAACCAAACCATCATGATCATTAG
- the nab2 gene encoding NGFI-A-binding protein 2 isoform X1 yields MSLPRTLGELQLYRVLQRANLLAYYETFIQQGGDDVQQLCEAAEEEFLEIMALVGMATKPLHVRRLQKALRDWAANPALFSQPVANVPLGGIPLFKVDGTGTSGSSGEHRKSVSNGQPGSPCEREDRACLTPMHCGSPRSPCSQASPQPPDTHYREKLSPMDSHWLSPDPDGNDALASASGMEEEPPSPPGPSTSPVPSASSAPTALSAWPGGQLDGETARAVVDSVERLFKTQPRSDPAEVKTLLRMNKKMSKTVGHIFRMGSQDVNKEEEIRKYSLIYGRFDSKRREGKQLTHHELIINEAAAQFCMRDNALLLRRVELFSLARQVARKCAYTSTLKHSRSNPDDNGGLFQKRARHEVIVHESVSSLLGAEGSESLVQRGDDDSLSAESPDSVSHDTRSQCNQSPSPRPHTETSNPANWSRHLIQQTLMDEGLRLARMVSHDRAAKLIPEGMHSTDHDSKAGRQSLITACRSSSPCVTTDPAANSNHRGK; encoded by the exons ATGTCTCTGCCACGCACACTTGGGGAGTTGCAACTCTACAGGGTGCTGCAGAGGGCCAACCTGCTGGCCTATTACGAAACCTTTATCCAGCAGGGTGGTGATGACGTGCAGCAGCTCTGCGAGGCAGCGGAGGAGGAGTTTCTGGAAATCATGGCACTAGTTGGCATGGCCACTAAGCCGCTGCATGTGCGTAGGCTGCAGAAGGCCCTCCGAGACTGGGCGGCTAACCCTGCCCTTTTCAGCCAGCCCGTCGCTAACGTTCCTCTCGGGGGTATCCCACTGTTCAAAGTGGATGGGACGGGGACAAGTGGATCATCTGGTGAACACAGAAAATCTGTGAGTAATGGGCAGCCAGGGTCCCCCTGTGAAAGAGAGGATCGGGCTTGTCTTACACCCATGCACTGTGGGAGCCCGAGAAGCCCCTGCTCCCAAGCCTCTCCACAGCCACCGGACACACACTACAGAGAAAAACTGTCACCCATGGACTCCCACTGGCTCAGCCCAGATCCCGATGGGAACGACGCTTTGGCTTCTGCGTCTGGAATGGAAGAGGAGCCGCCCAGCCCCCCTGGTCCCTCCACATCTCCAGTCCCCTCCGCATCCTCTGCCCCAACGGCCCTGTCAGCTTGGCCTGGAGGGCAGCTGGATGGGGAGACGGCCAGGGCAGTGGTGGACAGCGTGGAGCGGCTCTTCAAGACCCAGCCCAGGTCAGATCCGGCAGAGGTGAAGACTCTGCTGAGGATGAACAAGAAGATGTCTAAGACTGTGGGACACATCTTCAGAATGGGGTCCCAGGATGTGAACAAGGAAGAGGAGATCCGGAAATATAGTCTTATATATGGACGCTTTGACTCCAAGCGGAGAGAGGGCAAGCAGCTCACACATCATGAG CTGATCATCAATGAGGCTGCAGCTCAGTTCTGCATGCGTGACAATGCCCTTCTACTGAGACGGGTGGAGCTCTTTTCTCTGGCTCGCCAAGTGGCCAGAAAGTGTGCGTACACCTCCACACTAAAACACTCAAG GTCAAATCCAGATGATAACGGCGGCCTTTTTCAGAAGAGAGCAAGACATGAG GTGATTGTGCACGAGAGCGTGTCGTCACTTCTCGGAGCGGAGGGATCCGAGAGCTTGGTTCAGAGAGGAGATGATGACAGCCTGTCTGCGGAAAGCCCTGACAGTGTATCACATg ACACCAGATCACAGTGCAACCAGTCTCCGTCCCCCCGTCCCCACACTGAGACCTCCAATCCAGCCAACTGGAGTCGGCATCTCATACAGCAAACTCTAATGGACGAAGGGCTGCGACTGGCCCGGATGGTGTCACATGATCGGGCGGCAAAGCTCATACCAGAGGGAATGCACTCTACAG ACCACGACAGTAAAGCGGGGCGGCAGAGCTTGATAACAGCATGCAGAAGCAGTAGCCCCTGTGTCACCACAGATCCAGCCGCCAACTCCAACCACAGAGGGAAATGA